The following are from one region of the Mycolicibacterium helvum genome:
- a CDS encoding LLM class F420-dependent oxidoreductase encodes MDFRVFVEPQQGASYADQLAVAQAAESLGYSAFFRSDHYVAMSGDGLPGPTDSWVTLAGIARETSTIRLGTLVTSATFRYPGPLAISVAQVDAMSSGRVDFGIGAGWFDEEHLAYAIPFPPLGERFDRLHEQLDIITGLWTTPTGQTFDYDGTHYTVKDSPALPKPVQDPHPPIIIGGSGAKRTPALAAQFADEYNLAFPKLDFVEPQIGRVRAALQAAGRESEDFVYSAAFVVCAGRNDAEISRRAQAISREVDELRTNTPLVGTPAEIVDQLGPFIEAGVQRVYLQLLDMSDLDHVELFATEVVRQLA; translated from the coding sequence ATGGACTTCCGTGTCTTCGTCGAACCCCAGCAGGGCGCCAGCTACGCCGACCAGCTCGCGGTGGCTCAAGCCGCCGAATCCCTCGGCTATTCCGCATTTTTCCGCTCCGACCACTATGTCGCGATGAGCGGCGACGGGCTGCCCGGGCCCACCGACTCCTGGGTGACACTGGCCGGCATCGCTCGCGAGACGTCGACGATCCGGCTCGGCACGCTGGTGACGTCGGCGACATTCCGCTATCCGGGGCCGCTGGCGATCTCGGTGGCGCAGGTGGACGCGATGAGCTCCGGCCGGGTCGACTTCGGGATCGGGGCGGGCTGGTTCGACGAAGAACACCTGGCCTACGCGATCCCGTTCCCGCCGCTGGGCGAGCGGTTCGACCGGCTGCACGAGCAGCTCGACATCATCACCGGGCTGTGGACCACACCGACGGGCCAGACCTTCGACTACGACGGCACGCACTACACCGTCAAGGACTCCCCCGCACTGCCCAAGCCGGTGCAAGATCCCCATCCGCCGATCATCATCGGCGGCAGCGGCGCCAAGCGCACCCCGGCGCTGGCCGCGCAGTTCGCCGACGAGTACAACCTCGCCTTCCCGAAGCTGGACTTCGTCGAACCCCAGATCGGCAGGGTCCGCGCCGCACTGCAGGCGGCCGGCCGCGAGTCTGAGGACTTCGTCTACTCGGCGGCATTCGTGGTCTGCGCCGGCCGCAACGACGCCGAGATCAGCCGCCGGGCGCAGGCGATTTCGCGCGAGGTCGACGAGCTGCGTACCAACACTCCGCTGGTCGGCACGCCCGCCGAAATCGTCGATCAGCTAGGGCCTTTCATCGAAGCAGGCGTGCAGCGGGTGTACCTCCAACTGCTCGATATGTCCGACCTCGACCACGTGGAATTGTTCGCCACCGAGGTTGTCCGCCAGCTCGCCTGA
- a CDS encoding WXG100 family type VII secretion target: protein MGGVLKVDIEGLAAGSSKVAEQSTALAAAHGQSVSAVTGAQSGWVGFSAQALSSLTDHWNALAGKHTAALDHQATSMDTSAKMFSYMEERNSQKLTAVGEQADASTM from the coding sequence ATGGGTGGCGTGCTGAAAGTGGACATCGAGGGGTTGGCGGCCGGGAGTTCTAAGGTTGCCGAGCAGTCGACCGCGTTGGCGGCGGCTCACGGCCAGTCGGTGAGTGCTGTCACCGGGGCGCAGAGCGGCTGGGTGGGATTCTCTGCGCAAGCGCTGTCGTCGTTGACCGATCACTGGAATGCGTTGGCGGGCAAGCACACTGCGGCGTTGGATCACCAGGCGACGAGCATGGACACCAGTGCAAAGATGTTCAGCTACATGGAAGAGCGCAATTCGCAGAAGCTGACGGCTGTGGGCGAACAGGCCGACGCCTCCACCATGTAG